The Phormidium sp. PBR-2020 DNA segment GGTCAAGAGTGGTTAAAACGAGCCTCTGGGGGAGATTTGGGCATTGCTAAATTTTTACGGGATTCTCTGACCAATGCCCAGGGACAGCCGTTGCGACTCTACAGCGATCGCGATTTTATTGACGTGCGATCGCGGGCCCTGAGTATTGGCTATCATGCTCGCCGCAACAAGCCCTTTTCCCTCAAGGACAGTGGCTTTCTCCTCGACAATGGCAATGTGGCCATTCTGCCAGGAAACCGTCTCTCCTGGAACTCCCTATTATGGTTCGTCACCGGTGCAGAAGCCGAAGCCCTGGCCCGTAATCAGGCCCTGCCCACGGAGGCTATTTTAGGGGAGTTTGAACAGGTGCGTCGTTGGTTTATGGAGACCTTTGGCGCGTCAGAGGTGCGGCCGGCGGCTGAACTCTATATCCGTCATGCGGGGAATATCGCCGGGGCAGTGAGTCCTCTCAGTGGCGCTCAGATGCTCGATGGTGGGGTTCCGGCAGAGGAGGCGTTGGCTACTTTTGGCTATCACTTTGATGTACGGGGAGGGATTGAAGGGTTAGGCAAAAAGGCGCGGGCCAAGGGCTATGACAGTGTTAGTGTTCAGGCGAAACCGGTGTTTAATGTGGGCATTCGTCAGGCCCAAGTCAAAGGGATTCCCAATTTGGCGGTGGTGAGTCCGGCGTCGGATTTTCCCGGTTATGCCTCTTCGGCTGGACGGATTGTGGAATACAGCGTGGGGGTGGCGCAAGGGTTGGGTATTGCCGCTGCGATCGCCTTAGATCAGGGCCGACAACTCTCGGAAATTACCAATTTAGAGGTGCGTCAGGTGTTGGCGCAACGGGGACGGCTCTCGAAAGTCTATGGGATTCGTCAAGCGGATGCGGCTCAGTATTTGGCGGACTTTGAGAAGGCCTTAGCCCCGGATGATCTCGAACTCGAGCCTACGGGGGAATTACGGGATATTGCGGGCCATTGGGCGCAGCCGTTTATTGAGGCGTTGTTTGAGCGGGAGATTATTGCTGGGATGGGCCATCGCCGCTTTATGCCGGATGAACCGTTGACTCGGGCTGCGTTTGCGGCGATTCTGGCTAAGGCCTTTGATATCCCCTCGGTGCGGGACCCTCAGGTGTTTTTGGATGTCTCGGCGGGGTTTTGGGGCTATCAGGCGATTCTGAAGGCGAATCAGATGGGGTTTATTGCCGGGTTCCCCAATGGTAGTTTTCGCCCGGAGGAGTTGGTGACCCGGACTCAGGCTTGGGTGGCGGTGGTGAATGGCTTGAATTTAGCGCCTGAGGCGGATGTGGAGCTGTTGTCGTTTTACGGCGATCGCCATCAGATCCCCAGTTATGCTCAGACGGCGGTGGCCCGAGCCACTCAGGCTCAGTTGGTGGCCAATTACCCCAATCGCCGCCAGTTGCAACCTCAAGCCTCGATGACGCGGGCGGAGGTGGCGGTGACGGTGTATCAGGCGTTGGTGACGTTGGGGAAACTGCCTGAGATTGAGTCGCCTTATGTGATTACGGCGCGGACGTTGGCAGCGCCACCCTTTACGGATTTAGATGGCCATTGGACGGCTGAGTTTGTGATGGCGTTGACAGGGAAGGGGTTAATTAGCGGTTATCCCGATAAAACCTTTCGCCCCGATGCGCCTCTGTCCCGGGCGGCGTTTGCGGCGTTGTTGGCTCAGGCCTTTGACCCCGAGCCGGTTCGCGAGGCGATCGCCTTTCGGGATGTGTCGCCGGGATTTTGGGCGGCTAAGGCGATTCAACAGGTGGCTCGGGGTGGGTTTATGGCCGGGGTTGGGGGCGATCGCTTTGCCCCGAATCTCAATTTACAGCGGCTCTCGATCTGGTTGGCGTTGGTGAATGGCCAGAATTTGGGCGAGGCGGATGTCTCGAAGTTGCAGCCGTTTCAGGATGCGGGGGAGATTCCCACGGCGGCTAAACCCGCTGTGGCTATGGCCCTTAAGCGGGGATTGGTGGTGAATTATCCTGAGGGCGATCGGCTCAACCCCAATCGGGATGCAACTCGTGGGGAAGTGGCGGTGATTCTCTATCAGGCGTTACTCGATGCGGGATTATGGGACTTCGAGGCGATCGACTCGCCCTATCTCATTCAGCCTCGGTAGGGAGACTCAGTCAGAATTGTTAACGAAAGTTGTGCTAGGACCGGGGTTGCCTAAAATTAACGCTTTAATGGGAATAGTGACTCTCCCGAAGCTATGGATACCTATTCAAATCAACCTAACCCACAACGAGAGGCTGTGGAGAAGAAGAGTATGGATGAGATGCTTCTGGCCCTAGACCATTTGTTTGAGCGGGAAGAAGCTACGGCTAAACTTGTCTTGGCGGCGCTCTACGATATGGGAGCGGAGAATATCTGCTACCGTAAACTTCGCAGCCGCATACTTCGGGGTGCATTTCGACCGGTGACGAAAGTCTCTAAGCCTGTGTTTCTGTTTTTTGGTTTGCGCTGGTTTAAGGCGAATTGTCCGTTTTTGATTGCGGATTGGCTGCGATCGTTGGTGGAGTTTGAGACGCAACAAGAACCGAAACTAGCGGAGGTT contains these protein-coding regions:
- a CDS encoding S-layer homology domain-containing protein; its protein translation is MGLGKDCYTLEVSPLSAALVMVRSFDLIVFGDEVPGILALVTAARELRQRTGTWPRSLLMLKGAATDPIGGHLVRGGLSYLDRSGIPIELRQRHGLATFGDPPAIYQEFLTRAQVDLIALDPKRANPALRAMLGEVGALMTGQVEIAEVLKTGARISGLRLTRGETFLAKQFIDATVNAELAQQAGVKKLQGFATFGLPEAELPVTLCFETEGVTVAKVREVENYYFHHLLDTQSPLGQEWLKRASGGDLGIAKFLRDSLTNAQGQPLRLYSDRDFIDVRSRALSIGYHARRNKPFSLKDSGFLLDNGNVAILPGNRLSWNSLLWFVTGAEAEALARNQALPTEAILGEFEQVRRWFMETFGASEVRPAAELYIRHAGNIAGAVSPLSGAQMLDGGVPAEEALATFGYHFDVRGGIEGLGKKARAKGYDSVSVQAKPVFNVGIRQAQVKGIPNLAVVSPASDFPGYASSAGRIVEYSVGVAQGLGIAAAIALDQGRQLSEITNLEVRQVLAQRGRLSKVYGIRQADAAQYLADFEKALAPDDLELEPTGELRDIAGHWAQPFIEALFEREIIAGMGHRRFMPDEPLTRAAFAAILAKAFDIPSVRDPQVFLDVSAGFWGYQAILKANQMGFIAGFPNGSFRPEELVTRTQAWVAVVNGLNLAPEADVELLSFYGDRHQIPSYAQTAVARATQAQLVANYPNRRQLQPQASMTRAEVAVTVYQALVTLGKLPEIESPYVITARTLAAPPFTDLDGHWTAEFVMALTGKGLISGYPDKTFRPDAPLSRAAFAALLAQAFDPEPVREAIAFRDVSPGFWAAKAIQQVARGGFMAGVGGDRFAPNLNLQRLSIWLALVNGQNLGEADVSKLQPFQDAGEIPTAAKPAVAMALKRGLVVNYPEGDRLNPNRDATRGEVAVILYQALLDAGLWDFEAIDSPYLIQPR